The Nerophis lumbriciformis linkage group LG09, RoL_Nlum_v2.1, whole genome shotgun sequence nucleotide sequence ATGGTTTTATTTGTTGACTACTTGACAAAACGTCATGAAGGAACTTCAacatgtaacgatatgaacatttcaaatcacggttatgattattatcacagtattgttgaatgtgctgaaaAAGGACTGAAAAAATTAATAGCCCCACAATATATTTCATTGGCAGAAGAAATATGTTATTTGATAATATTGTTCTGGTTACTTAAAGGGTAACTGTACTTTTTGGGGCGGAATTTTGCCTGTGATTtggaatccttatgtaagacaagaacacatgtttttctttttttaatgcattctaaatactaaataaatgcgatcaaaagtccgcttgcaATGGAGCCCACCAGCGCCGCTCTATTCTGctcataaagcccttaaaaaacacccACACACCgcaattaaggttttatatacatgatgtaagtatatatgtaacgtagtaaaagccacatttataataatatttaatatttatgtattttgctaattttaagcatacgcagcgcgttaatttaaaaaacgcatcacgacgttcACTTTTTTcagcaacatcactgattattactcactgcagacttcatgagagccaacaagcaTAATAAAATATCGCTAGTAGTGTCGTCCCGATacctatattttggtaccggtaccagaatgtatttcggtacttttctaaataaaggggaccataaaaaatggcattattggctttattttaacaaaaaatcttatagtACATtagacatatgtttcttattgcaagtttttaggcggtatagtaccgaatatgattcattagtatcgcggtactataccaataccggtataccgtacaaccctagtgtacaatgtctgctgtcattagatgaagaatgactcataatcctggcAAAGACACGGGTGGGTGGAACCAAGTGTCTTTCCGTGTCGTTTTACGCCATTTCGGGGTCTAAATTgggtgtcaaagtgtaccaagttGCCGGATTACATccccatccttctactatccaggtgagagaaaTGATTTAtggtctacaataaacttccacgagCAAGGAAGCAAGAAAGCAGCTgaccagtcgatcatgtcaacattggcacacaagcttttGATAACGGTGCCGCTATAAATTGttcgtctgcattagcgcttataataacaatatcactaatacttggttaatattcaagtcacaaaatgtaaagtaTTGTTGCCACTAATTGAATGGTGATTTATGGGGTTTTATGGttgtatttacgtttatttacgagttagaatgctttaaaaaaatccatccgtcaccatgtctctcataatgattgtcaacgataggcaaaattccaaaaaaaagtgtagttcccctttaagaaccttttttttttcctgagtgCTTAAATTAGTTTATATTCATTAGTTCTAATTTGTAAAAGATTTTGTGTTTTCAATGATACAGAAAAAGTGTGTTGGTTCTGGTTTATGTAATGTTTGGCAAATTCCCATCTTGTTGTCATATTGCTTTGAGTATCGTATTGATCTGTCTGagagcacagcctgtaggttTTATGTCCACAATTAAAATATCTTAGTAGCTCAAACAGTAATGTGTTTAAATAAGTCTATTTAGAGGAATGTCCTTTTTTTAATGGACAAAGATGTTAATGtcccttgttttcatgttaatGCTAGCCTGCCTATCCGGTGTCACTGGTCCTTGAGTTAATCAAAGTGTTATCAGTCGCGGTTTTaatatcatttttatttaaaacgctTATGCTAACTGTGGGATGTTTTACCGCGGTCTATAATTATACCATTTATCGTTACTTACCATTcgttctagggttgtacggtataccggtactggtatggtATCGCGGTGCTAATGTATCAAACGTtactatactctgtttaaaaagtaccggttcccgggcatgatggCGCGTCGTCacgccgtgacattgctggttttgcgagcagacaaggtgtgtagacagaaaagggagaatggacgcactttggtttaaaaactaaagataaaggtgaagttataacactgaaacgcccccaGGAAGAagtgttttaagacatggctagctagtgttttagctacttctaaatcactaatcctcgcctccatggcgacaaataaagtaagtttcttacaagtatcatccctgcaggacgaggaatagctaaacatgcttcactccacaccgtaggaggatacaatagctaaccgctaacagcaagctagcacccctgtatgtaccttattttccgcaccataaggcgccctgggttataagccgcgccttcaatgaacggcatatttcaaaactttgtccacctataagccgccccgtgttataagccgcatctaactgcgctaaaggaatgtcaaaaaaacagtcagataggtcagtcaaactttaataatatattaaaaaccagcgtgatgtgggcgcgcatggagtcgtatatcaacatggacggagctgcgtgaaaaaagccacccggcctcttcgcgtaaacttaccttaaccactcgctcatcttttcttcatccatccatcccttcgagttagcttttatgatgacgccggctggaaaggtctcttttggcaaggtcttccttttgaatatcaccatgggtggaagtttctggccattagcatggcaagctagaaccacagtgaaggatgacttctcattccctgtggtgcgaatattcaccgtacgtgctcccgttgtatccacagtgcggttcacaggaatatcaaaagtcagtggaacctcgtccatgttgataatgttctctggccggatctttttttcagttatcttgtttttacaatatgcacggaaagtagccagcttttcttgaaagtctttaggcagttgctgtgaaatagtagtccgtgtgcggatggagagattgcgtcttttcatgaaccggaaacctgtcgcttagtaggagccattttgtggtctttacagatgtaaacacacaaaggaaatgaaacgtaatatccgcgcccttcttcttcttctacgcgggcgggtggttgcttacagtagaagaagcgcttcctgttctatgggggcgggtgcttaccttggcggttgcttgcgtagaagaagaagcacttcctcttctacggggaaaaaagatggcggctgtttaccgtagttgcgagaccgaaactttatgaaaatgaatcttaatattaatccatatataaagcgcaccgggttataagccgcactgtcagcttttgagtaaatttgtggtttttaggtgcggctaatagtgcggaaaatacggtaaacaaatgccattggtggatctacacctgacatccactgtaatgataccaagtacaatagcgtatctagtcgatactactatgattacatcgatattttttatcgtcacaaaatcttttttcctatttttaaaattcatattatatttataaactcagaacacatatgaagactttgaatatgaccaatgtatgatcctgtaactacttggtatcggatcgatacctacatttgtggtatcatccaaaactaatgtaaagcatccaaacaacagaagaataagtgattattacattttaacagaagtgtcgataaaacatgtttaaaagagaaagtaagcagatattaacagtaaatgaacagggggattaataatccatttttacagcttgtccctcataattttgactaaatagaatgataaatgacacaatatgttactgcgtacgtcagcagactaattaggagcctttgtttgcttacttacttctaaaagacaagttgtctagtgtgttcactattttatttaaggactaaattgttcttcgattgcaatcagaaacatatgtttaattcaccgtaagatttttttataataatgccattttttagtggtcccccttatttagaaaagtatcgaaatacattttggtaccggtactaaaatattggtatcgggacaacactacttctgACACAAGTCAACATGTTCCAAAAGGACTGAGCGATGGTGAGGATGAGCATTTTGCTGCTACAACCCAGTGTGCTGCGTCACCGTGACAACCGTCGTCCCGGGGCCCTCTTGTCCCGAAAGCAAATCCGGCGGCCTCCCGCAGCGAGCGACGTGACAGGAGCTGATTACTGGACACTCGATGAGAACTCCCAGATGGACGAGCTTCAAACCTCTTAGTCCTGGGAACTCATCCGGGGCTTTTCATACGTTGCCAAAAGTAACAGTGTTGTCATCCGGGCCTTTGTTGCGTACAGTGAATTATTACAACGGACAAACCGGGCTAAAGTTCACGTGTAAACATCCCGCCGCTTATTAAATTCTCCGCAGAGGATTTTGTTTGAAGGCCCCCGTCGCCCCTTTGTGTGCatcgttgtctttattttgtctGGCCTGCTTCACAGGAGCTGCTGGACAAGTTCATGGAAGGGAACGTCAGTCTGGATGAGTTCTTGGACTCCTTCCAGGGCTCCAGAAGGACTTATCATATACGGCGAGCACAAGCGGAGAAGATGCAAGAGTTGAGCCGCGCCAAGAGGCAGGCGGGCAAGGAGAAGGAGGAGACGGCGGCGAAGGTCCCGTCCGAGCGGCTCCTCCCGGACCCGCCGCGGCCCAACGGCCTGGTAGCGCAGGCACCTCTCCGGGTGTTCCAGGTGCGCTACGGACTCACGCCAGCAATCCTCCTCCCGCATTACCCTGCATCTCCGCCCAACCACCAAAGCAGGACTCCCCCGCCGGAGCCGCACCAAGGACACGTGCTCGCCTCCGGCGGTGCCCCGGGGCACAGACAACCGGTCGGCCTCAGGGTCATCGGGCAGCTGCCGGGGGGCTGGCCGGCTCACGGGCGACCTGTGCGGCTGCAGCAGCTCTACAGGCCCAACCCCCAACAGCCCGAACCGCCATTTCGATAGCACCACAAACACCCGCTTTGAAAGGTCTGGGATCCTAAGAAAGACGAGGGTCCGCTTCTTTCATGTTACAAAAGAGCGACAGCGGCGAaaatggcgttctgtacaaaccCTCGTTTGACGCTCCTGAACGAGACAAAAGACGTCTTATTTATTGTCGCACACGTGACCATCGACTGAAAAACCTCTCAGCTATTTTTTATTCTTCTTCATATTTATTCCCGTACATCCTGCTTTCGATGGCCGCCTTCAAAGATGCTGAAGAAAGAGCTGCTTCCCCTTTCAAGGCAGACGTTCTTGTTCCTTCCCTCCCCCTCGGAGCGGAGGATTTAAATCTCCACGGGAGGAAGTCAGACTCGTTAGCGGCGCTCCCGCAGCTTTTGGGATTATAATAATCGtccaatgttattttttttttttttttttggaggggcggtgctttgtttgtttttctcaCACAAAAAGTCGACTGTGTTGACAAACTTCTTGAAAAATGTCTTTTCAGAGGCCAGTGCACACTTGCATCAAtaatgatcatacttgccaaccctcccggattttccgggaaactcccgaaattcagcgcctctcccgaaaacctcccgggacaaattttctcccgaaattcaggcggactcaggtcctccacaatattaaaaagcgtacctgcccaatgacgttataactgtagaatgatggagggcgagttcttggtttcttatgtgggtttattgttaggcagtttcattaacgtcctcccagcgcggtaacaacacacagtcacttttttgtataccgtaaagcagttcgtctgccgtaaacagcaatgttgtgacactcttaaacaggacaatactgccatctagtgcatttgatgaaagcacttttgtgcgtgccacacagcaatgcatcagagagggtgttcagcatggttcgaaaaatagtgacagaaaatagaacaaggatggacaattcaacccttaactcaacaatgagtagatgagtgttatgtgtgtgtatatgtgtaaataaatgaacactgaaattcaagtattttttatatatatatatatatatatatatatatatatatatatatatatatatatatatatataataaaatatatatataacaaaatatatatatataataaaataaatatatatatatatatatatatatatatatatatatatatatatatatatatatatatatatatatatatatagaattcactgaacgtcaagtatttcttatatatgagaaatacttgacttggtgaattctagctgtaaatatacccctccccttttagccacgcccccgtcccaccccgaccacgcccaaccccacctcccgaaatcggaggtctcaaggttggcaagtatgataatgatCAAGTTATACATCTAATACAGGGGCCCCTTTGTGGCCCTCGACTTAATTTCATAGTTAagggcagtgcttctcaaatagtggggcggggggGGGCGTGATAGGCAATAGTAGTAGtctatatctcatacttgccaaccttgagacctccgaattctggGGGTtggggggtatatatatatatatatactgtatatatatatatatatatatatatatataattttccctagagggggggggtgttacccacatatgcggtcctctccaaggtttctcatagtcattcacatcgacgtcccactggggtgagttttttcttgcccttatgtgggctctgtaccgaggatgtcgttgtggcttgtgcagccctttgagacacttgtgatttagggctatataaataaacattgattgattgattgatatatatatatactactcagtggcctagtggttagagtgtccgccctgagattggtaggttgtgagttcaaaccccggctgagtcataccaaagactataaaaatgggacccattacctccctgcttggcactcagcatc carries:
- the vps37d gene encoding vacuolar protein sorting-associated protein 37D, translated to MSNLKESSACPDGYRALSTGELRELLQNDDKMEQIIRLDEKFQELQVDREMLLASNRSVADESLTRRPRLNNGKLQLADKYKQLSKLASTCYEKHSQLGTRVQKHSLQTAQNLLQEEVAHAEERSEELLDKFMEGNVSLDEFLDSFQGSRRTYHIRRAQAEKMQELSRAKRQAGKEKEETAAKVPSERLLPDPPRPNGLVAQAPLRVFQVRYGLTPAILLPHYPASPPNHQSRTPPPEPHQGHVLASGGAPGHRQPVGLRVIGQLPGGWPAHGRPVRLQQLYRPNPQQPEPPFR